In Pirellulaceae bacterium, one DNA window encodes the following:
- a CDS encoding DEAD/DEAH box helicase, translating into MPDGQKPNRSISIARTGWNTALQRRPKIAVQAEVIRDSPPQTLALKFESLQIKTRGFCFSPKTPALMDRSANTSSDLARPFGRKNGSARTRIKPPTDIVKLDDRLFYLLQPPLENLLDGAALQMPFRPFPYQLSGISFLFPRHTAILADEMGLGKTMQAITSMRLLLHAGEVRTILLVCPKPLVSNWQREFQMWAPEIPVAVIAGDQTRREWQWRLPDVPVKIANYELLLRDRELLADGNQHFDLVTLDEAQRIKNRSSSSSQVVSSISRTRSWALTGTPVENSPDDLVGIFEFLTPGYLSPGMTPRRLREATRDHILRRTKDQVLKDMPPKLYRDAALELTPSQSASYQSAEKDGVIRLNKLGKSITIQHVFELVLRLKQICNFAPDTGHSSKLDRLEADLEEVADSGKKAIVFSQWVKTLNRLSDRLKRFGPIEYHGQVPSRKRDGLIEQFRNDPDCHVILMSYGAGSVGLNLQFCEYVFLFDRWWNPAVEDQAINRAHRIGVAGPVTVTRFVTDGTIEERIDQILTQKREVFEAILADSDSPGSLGLSQDDIFGLFDLHVPGGRLESSADAA; encoded by the coding sequence GTGCCGGATGGACAGAAACCGAACCGATCGATATCGATTGCTCGGACAGGTTGGAATACGGCGTTACAACGCAGGCCGAAAATTGCTGTGCAAGCCGAAGTGATTCGCGACTCACCGCCACAGACGCTGGCGTTGAAATTTGAATCTTTGCAAATCAAGACTCGCGGTTTTTGTTTCTCGCCCAAAACGCCTGCGTTGATGGATCGCTCGGCAAACACTTCTTCGGATTTGGCGCGGCCTTTCGGCAGGAAAAATGGCTCTGCTCGAACGCGAATTAAGCCCCCGACGGATATCGTGAAGCTTGATGATCGACTGTTCTACTTGTTGCAACCACCTCTCGAAAACTTACTGGACGGTGCCGCATTACAGATGCCCTTTCGTCCATTTCCATATCAATTGTCGGGCATCAGTTTTTTATTTCCACGTCACACGGCTATCCTGGCCGATGAAATGGGGCTGGGCAAGACAATGCAGGCGATCACGTCGATGCGTCTGCTGTTACATGCGGGGGAAGTACGTACGATTCTGCTTGTTTGTCCAAAGCCGTTGGTCTCCAATTGGCAACGCGAATTTCAGATGTGGGCTCCTGAGATTCCCGTTGCTGTAATTGCGGGTGACCAAACTCGTCGTGAATGGCAGTGGCGATTACCGGACGTTCCTGTGAAAATTGCCAACTACGAGTTGTTGTTGCGAGATCGAGAGCTTTTGGCAGACGGCAATCAGCACTTTGATTTGGTCACGCTTGACGAAGCCCAGCGGATCAAGAATCGATCGAGCAGTTCCAGTCAGGTTGTCAGTTCGATATCACGGACAAGAAGTTGGGCCTTAACGGGGACACCTGTTGAGAATTCGCCTGATGATTTGGTCGGTATCTTTGAGTTTCTGACTCCGGGGTATTTGTCACCTGGGATGACTCCCCGGCGTTTGCGTGAAGCGACCCGTGATCACATCTTGCGGCGCACGAAAGACCAAGTCCTAAAAGATATGCCGCCGAAGCTCTACCGTGATGCGGCTCTCGAACTGACCCCTTCGCAGTCAGCCAGCTATCAAAGTGCAGAGAAAGACGGTGTTATTCGACTGAATAAACTTGGCAAATCGATCACCATTCAACACGTCTTTGAGTTGGTATTGCGGCTGAAGCAGATTTGTAACTTTGCACCTGATACAGGCCATAGCTCGAAATTGGATCGTCTCGAAGCGGATCTTGAAGAGGTGGCGGATAGTGGTAAGAAGGCGATTGTTTTTAGCCAATGGGTTAAAACACTCAATCGTCTCAGTGACCGCCTGAAACGGTTCGGCCCCATCGAATATCACGGTCAGGTTCCCTCGCGCAAGCGGGATGGGTTGATCGAACAGTTTCGCAATGATCCTGATTGTCATGTGATTTTGATGAGTTACGGGGCCGGAAGTGTCGGCTTGAACTTGCAGTTTTGCGAATATGTATTTTTGTTTGATCGCTGGTGGAATCCGGCCGTCGAAGATCAAGCCATCAACCGGGCTCATCGAATCGGTGTGGCCGGTCCAGTGACCGTAACCCGTTTTGTGACCGATGGCACGATTGAAGAACGTATCGATCAGATTTTGACGCAAAAACGCGAGGTGTTTGAGGCGATTTTGGCCGATTCGGATTCGCCCGGATCCTTGGGGCTGTCCCAAGATGATATCTTTGGACTCTTCGACCTACACGTTCCGGGAGGCCGCCTGGAATCGTCTGCCGATGCGGCCTGA
- a CDS encoding glycosyltransferase family 39 protein — MPSSTTFSTVEGSTRLNAVEWGGLVVIVLGGIWLRARPLSESLWIDELHTAWAAAGNLVEVVPRASLGNQSPLYPWLVWITTKLLGTSEATVRLISFLAGVALIPTGFLVGKRWSQSNDLGLLVAFLIAIDPHSIYFSQEARPYALVQWVSLLQIATFARLSDPASRQPLPRDRLLLIGLTTLLFYLHYTSLLLIAGELVYLGIAYLLNWVRVREVIVPRLVELVAVGAATIPAWTHLLQIAARRGNWARFVPQQSLGQLYYLFRFDAFVVIPGTICLVLLGIAWLRGKRWSLTQLIVRSLLLTGCCLMTPLLLAWWLTDWDLFRLFFRRYLMGMATLPMVFAGLLGSFLPKWAGGRWIYAAVVSICAVGVLFPMQPALIDGIPHWHTQEDWRAAIAFVNQQETENHWPVFVRSGLIEDDQLRTESPSAELRAYCLFPIGSLYRLEARSGAIEPLPSTESWQLNEQQRSEIVESEGAWIVVRGSEDTVQRMARQLVDWLQRHDIHVQLRRWAFGHVGVLRVSVR; from the coding sequence ATGCCGAGCTCGACCACATTCTCCACTGTCGAAGGATCCACACGATTAAACGCAGTCGAGTGGGGGGGGCTGGTGGTCATCGTGCTTGGCGGGATTTGGCTTCGTGCAAGGCCTTTGTCTGAAAGCCTTTGGATTGACGAGCTTCACACCGCCTGGGCTGCGGCTGGAAACCTGGTCGAGGTAGTGCCACGAGCGTCGTTGGGGAACCAAAGCCCCCTGTATCCTTGGCTCGTTTGGATTACCACCAAATTGCTGGGGACAAGCGAAGCAACGGTTCGACTTATTTCCTTCTTGGCCGGTGTGGCGCTGATCCCAACGGGATTCCTCGTTGGTAAACGTTGGTCTCAGTCAAATGACTTGGGACTGTTAGTAGCGTTTTTGATCGCAATTGATCCGCATTCGATTTACTTTTCGCAAGAAGCAAGGCCATACGCACTTGTGCAATGGGTTTCTCTTTTGCAAATCGCGACCTTTGCTCGCTTGAGCGATCCCGCATCGCGCCAGCCATTGCCGCGTGATCGATTGCTCTTAATTGGTTTGACAACGCTCCTTTTCTATCTGCATTACACGAGTCTACTGCTGATTGCGGGGGAGTTGGTTTATTTGGGGATTGCCTACCTTTTGAATTGGGTGCGAGTCCGTGAGGTGATCGTGCCTCGACTTGTGGAATTAGTTGCGGTTGGCGCCGCCACGATTCCTGCTTGGACCCACTTGCTGCAAATCGCCGCTCGGCGCGGCAACTGGGCGCGATTTGTGCCGCAGCAAAGCTTGGGGCAACTGTATTATCTGTTTCGATTCGACGCGTTTGTTGTGATACCCGGCACAATCTGTCTCGTGCTCTTGGGGATCGCGTGGTTACGAGGAAAGAGGTGGTCGCTGACGCAGTTGATCGTTCGCTCCTTGCTGTTGACTGGTTGCTGCCTCATGACTCCCCTTTTGTTGGCTTGGTGGCTGACCGATTGGGACTTGTTTCGCCTTTTCTTTCGACGCTACTTGATGGGCATGGCGACATTGCCAATGGTTTTCGCCGGTTTGTTGGGTAGTTTTCTACCCAAGTGGGCAGGGGGCCGTTGGATTTATGCGGCCGTGGTCTCGATTTGCGCCGTTGGCGTCTTGTTTCCCATGCAGCCTGCCTTGATCGATGGCATTCCGCATTGGCACACCCAAGAAGATTGGCGTGCTGCCATTGCGTTTGTGAATCAACAAGAAACGGAGAATCACTGGCCCGTCTTTGTCCGCTCGGGCTTGATCGAGGACGACCAGTTGCGAACGGAATCGCCATCGGCTGAATTACGTGCGTACTGTCTGTTTCCGATTGGTTCGCTTTATCGCTTAGAAGCTCGTTCGGGGGCGATTGAGCCGCTCCCTTCGACGGAAAGCTGGCAGCTAAATGAGCAACAACGCTCCGAAATTGTTGAATCTGAGGGAGCGTGGATCGTTGTCCGCGGAAGTGAAGATACGGTGCAACGAATGGCCCGCCAACTTGTTGATTGGCTGCAACGACATGACATCCATGTTCAACTGCGTCGATGGGCGTTTGGGCATGTGGGCGTGCTACGAGTCTCAGTCCGGTGA
- a CDS encoding metallophosphoesterase family protein, with the protein MRIAFFGGIYNNYLALEAAIHDVKTRGADAIFCLGDLGAFGPYPDRVFPLLHDNQIQCVQGNYDNSIGNELNDCQCGYTDPRDNHFAEISYAYTLEHTSSEHRNFLRDLPSEIRLDLGQQRLLLCHGSPRRTNEFLWASTTSTQFLKFLADEYQADIILATHTGLKWHRALADNRHFINVGVLGRPENDGNTNVWYTLVEQLPASDELKVDFIPIEYDFQRLAREMESERLPREFIATVTSGWWTTCLEVLPSKERISGKY; encoded by the coding sequence ATGCGTATCGCATTCTTCGGTGGCATTTACAATAATTACTTGGCTCTGGAAGCCGCCATCCACGATGTCAAAACTCGCGGGGCAGACGCAATTTTCTGCCTGGGGGACCTTGGTGCATTTGGTCCTTACCCCGATCGTGTTTTCCCCCTCCTGCATGACAACCAAATCCAATGTGTGCAGGGAAACTATGACAACTCCATTGGCAATGAATTAAATGATTGCCAGTGCGGGTACACCGACCCACGCGACAATCACTTTGCCGAGATCAGCTACGCGTATACCCTGGAACATACATCCTCAGAACACCGAAACTTTTTGCGAGACCTCCCCAGCGAGATCCGACTCGATCTGGGGCAACAACGCCTGCTTCTCTGTCACGGCAGCCCGCGGCGAACCAACGAATTCCTTTGGGCATCAACAACCTCCACTCAGTTCTTGAAATTCTTGGCCGATGAGTATCAAGCAGATATAATCCTCGCCACCCATACGGGGTTAAAATGGCACCGCGCACTGGCGGACAATCGGCACTTCATCAACGTGGGAGTGCTTGGTAGGCCCGAAAATGACGGCAACACAAATGTCTGGTACACACTCGTCGAACAGTTGCCTGCGAGCGATGAGTTGAAGGTCGATTTTATTCCTATCGAATACGACTTCCAACGACTGGCCAGAGAAATGGAAAGTGAACGTTTACCGCGGGAATTTATCGCCACCGTGACTTCCGGATGGTGGACCACCTGCCTGGAAGTATTGCCGTCCAAAGAACGCATCTCCGGAAAGTATTGA
- a CDS encoding radical SAM protein produces the protein MTSPSNIPKVSLSHLDQLWFQVAGTLCNLTCEHCFISCSPKNDSFGFLSLEQVKQRLKESVALGVKEYYFTGGEPFLNREMVAILEETLRFGPATVLTNGTVFKTDGLQRLAAAAAASPYSLEFRLSIDGFTPSTNDPIRGAGTFDRAMRGVVQLVELGFLPIITAARTWPVESETEVVQGFVQILQQSGYKRPRIKILPTLQMGAEEHRTHGYRQDERVTQEMMKDFEVSQLICEHSRIVSDRGVHVCPILLESPEARLSDRLSDSLGDYPLQHGACFTCYQYGSICSNSSSSLSTTAKPN, from the coding sequence ATGACTTCACCCTCAAACATTCCCAAAGTCAGCTTGAGCCACTTGGATCAATTGTGGTTTCAAGTGGCCGGCACTCTTTGCAATTTGACCTGCGAACACTGTTTCATCAGCTGCAGCCCCAAGAACGACTCTTTCGGATTCCTCTCACTCGAACAGGTGAAACAACGGCTGAAAGAATCGGTCGCACTCGGAGTCAAGGAATACTATTTCACCGGCGGAGAACCTTTCTTGAATCGCGAAATGGTAGCTATTCTGGAGGAAACACTCCGCTTTGGCCCGGCCACCGTGTTGACGAACGGAACCGTTTTCAAAACCGATGGACTACAACGCCTGGCTGCCGCAGCTGCCGCGAGCCCCTACTCGTTGGAATTTCGCCTTTCAATCGATGGATTCACCCCATCCACCAATGATCCCATTCGCGGGGCCGGCACATTTGACCGAGCGATGCGAGGCGTTGTGCAATTGGTCGAATTGGGTTTCCTACCAATCATCACTGCAGCCAGAACCTGGCCGGTCGAGAGCGAGACAGAGGTGGTCCAGGGCTTTGTGCAGATCCTACAACAGAGCGGCTACAAACGGCCCCGCATCAAGATTCTGCCGACTCTTCAGATGGGCGCGGAAGAACATCGCACCCACGGATATCGCCAAGATGAAAGAGTGACGCAAGAAATGATGAAGGACTTTGAGGTTTCACAACTGATTTGCGAGCACAGTCGTATCGTGTCCGACCGTGGTGTTCATGTTTGCCCCATCCTACTTGAATCACCGGAAGCACGCTTATCAGATCGACTTTCTGATTCACTGGGCGATTATCCGCTGCAACACGGAGCTTGCTTCACTTGCTACCAATACGGCTCGATTTGTTCCAATTCATCGAGCAGTTTATCGACAACTGCAAAACCTAATTGA
- a CDS encoding NAD(P)-binding domain-containing protein, giving the protein MSTEHTTKIAILGAGPIGLEAALYARFLGYQVTIFEQGEVSNNVSEWGHVKMFSPFSMNASSLGIAALTAQDEQCEPPDGDDLLTGSEYRERYLLPLSRSDLLSGHLQTRTKVIAIGRAGSLKHEFVGHPSRGDTKFCLLTENEQGDEIYHEADVVIDSTGTWNQPRWLGPSGLPAIGERRLHPAIEYQVPDLRSAEAKYSNGQTLVVGNGYSAATTVVSLVGLAKEFPKTKITWVTRRPDDLPIGTIEDDPLSERRKLTAAANKAATQSSLVTHLAGYSVSSICETNNDQLEVQVIGTDEQTLHVDRIIANVGFKPDMMMLSELQLHKCYATDGPMKLAALLLSSPAHDCMKQPETQSESLMTTEPNFYLLGSKSYGRNSQFLIALGLTQIQELFTVIAGRHDLNLYSSIQPSA; this is encoded by the coding sequence ATGTCAACCGAACACACCACAAAGATTGCTATTCTCGGGGCCGGCCCAATCGGCCTTGAGGCGGCCCTCTACGCCCGTTTCCTTGGCTATCAAGTCACCATCTTTGAGCAGGGAGAGGTCAGCAACAATGTATCGGAGTGGGGTCATGTCAAAATGTTCAGCCCATTCTCGATGAACGCCTCATCCCTAGGAATCGCTGCTCTTACCGCTCAAGACGAGCAATGCGAGCCGCCCGATGGCGATGACCTACTCACCGGTTCGGAATACCGCGAACGATATTTGCTCCCGCTTTCCCGGTCAGATTTACTAAGCGGTCATCTCCAAACTCGGACCAAGGTAATTGCGATTGGCCGAGCAGGATCGCTCAAGCATGAATTCGTCGGCCATCCGTCACGAGGCGACACCAAGTTCTGTCTTCTGACTGAAAACGAACAAGGGGACGAGATTTATCACGAAGCGGATGTCGTGATTGACTCGACCGGCACTTGGAACCAACCTCGCTGGCTGGGGCCTTCTGGCCTCCCAGCCATTGGCGAACGAAGGCTCCATCCCGCCATCGAATACCAGGTCCCCGACCTTCGCTCGGCAGAGGCAAAGTACAGCAATGGTCAAACCCTCGTGGTGGGCAACGGTTACTCGGCAGCAACCACCGTGGTCTCCTTGGTAGGATTGGCAAAGGAGTTTCCCAAGACGAAAATCACCTGGGTGACGCGACGCCCCGACGATTTACCTATCGGCACCATCGAAGACGACCCGTTATCAGAACGTCGCAAGCTCACCGCTGCTGCGAACAAGGCCGCAACTCAATCCTCCCTCGTTACCCACTTAGCTGGCTACTCTGTTTCATCAATTTGCGAGACAAACAACGATCAACTAGAAGTCCAGGTAATTGGAACCGACGAGCAAACGTTGCACGTCGATCGCATCATCGCCAATGTGGGTTTCAAACCGGACATGATGATGCTTTCCGAGCTCCAGTTACATAAGTGTTACGCGACGGACGGGCCGATGAAACTGGCAGCGTTGCTCCTTTCATCGCCAGCACACGACTGCATGAAACAACCGGAAACTCAGTCTGAAAGCTTAATGACCACGGAACCCAATTTTTACCTATTGGGAAGTAAGAGTTACGGGAGAAACTCTCAGTTCCTCATCGCTCTGGGACTAACCCAGATCCAGGAACTGTTCACCGTCATCGCAGGACGCCACGACCTAAACCTTTATTCGAGCATTCAGCCTTCGGCATGA